TCAAGCTGTTTCCATCACCTTCAAGCTAACATGAGTGAAGTGAAACCAGTCTCTACACCAATGGCCTCGTCTCCAAAGTTGACTCTCATCTTAGGAGACCCTCTCTGTGATCCGACACCATTTCACAAGTTAATTGGCAGTATTCAATATCTTCAGTATCATGAGATGTAAGAAACGCTCTCATGTAAAAAATTAAAGCTCCGTTTAGTGTTTATACATGTTTTCAAATCAGCTCCCATTGTTTGTTTTTATTTACATTCACCACATTCTGATATGATAAACGACAAAGAAATGTAAAACATTAGAAGGAAACTACTGCCACCAAACGTGGTTTCAAGGATTACAAGATGGATGAAGATCATGAAAATGGGTACGAGTTATGTTCCTGGGCGAGAATGGTATGTCAGATGATTGGCAGAGTTGTTTCCAAATGTTTTTCCAAGCTTTCAGTGAATGTTGTTTAGTGTGTCATAGCTCCTTTGAAAAATAAGGGAAGATGAAATGTATCCATGATAAACCGATAAATACCAAGTTTAAGATTAATAACAAAACCCATTTTGTTTGAGTTTGTTAACAATGATGAAAGCGAATGAAATTTCGGAGAGGTTTTATATGTACAGAAACCCTAGGCAGCAGAATCAGCAATTTTAAATTAATCAGAACAACAACAATAAGAAAGATTTTTTTGATGAATTCTCTCTGTCTCTTGAGGAATGAATTCTTCAATTATGTTCGTCTTCTTTCTCTTAAGCCATGTTCTTTCTGCTATGTGCCCAGAACGGCTTTGCGGGTGTACGCTTCAAAGCCTTAACGCTGAATGGACTGTTCTTGCTCTGTAAAACCACATCATTTCAAAATCAGTACATATTCCAAACATTAGCATTCAAAACTCAAAATATTTGTGAAGAAACTCACCATCAAACAGGTATCGCCATTGCAAACAGGGTACTCATGAGGACAGCAACTAGTGTTATCATCGCAGCAAGTGGCAGCTTCAAGAGGGCAACATCCCCAACCGAAGCAGTACTTACCGTACTTGAAGAGACAACAACAAGTGTTTCCCTCTGGGCAAGAGTAATATTTGTCACACTTGGTCGGTGGCTTGATGGGAGATGGAGGGGATGGTCCAGGGTTTGGTGGGTTCTGACCTTTCTTGATCGGATACGAAGCCTCCATGGTGATTCCACACTTTCCTGTGGGCTCTGCAATGTTACGTGCCATCTTTATGTATCCGCTCTCTCCCCAGCTTCCTCCCCATGAGTTTCTCACAATCCAGTAATCCTTTCCGTCCTCAGTTCCGTAACCCACAGCTACAACTCCATGGTCTAACTCCGTTCCACAGGTTCCATCAAATACACCCTGAAGTGAAAAAAGGCAAATAAAAATCTTAGCATCTTGAAATATATTTGCAAGTGTTTACTACGAATATAGCGTAACCATTCTTTAAATATGTGAGAACGTGAATAAATAAATAAATGTTCTGAATGGTAAACCATTAATCATTAACGTTCCATTGATTCTTCTCATGCTAACTAGTTACAAGTTAGGCTATTTCATACCGAAGAATAGAGCTGGAAGGCACGACCACCAGCTTCAATGGCAACACTGATAGGCTGATTAGCCAAAGCTTTCTTAAGAGCCGCCTCGTTGTTCTCCGGCACATCCTCATAACCGTCAATTTTGACAACCTTTGCGTTTTTCTGCAAAACACGAGAAACAGAGGTGTTAAACCCATTTCTATTTGATATTAATACCAAAAAACCTAAACCAACACACACTAGTTAACTTAACCCTGTTCTGATCACAACGGCCATCCGCAGCTTTGTATGGATAATCCTCTTCAGTATCAATACCACCATTTTTAATAATGAACTCAAACGCATAGTCCATCAAACCTCCATTACAGCCTTGGTTGTAAGATGTGTCACAATCTACTAGTTCTTGTTCAGACAAAGAGATTAAGTCTCCTGTCACAATCTTGTTTATTCCTTCCACAGCTCCAATGGTTGAAAATGCCCAACAACTCCCTAAAAACACGAGTTAATTAAATCAAATTAGCCCCACCACTTGCTTTGATTCTTGAAAAAGTGAAAAATATCGTATGGGTCCAAAGACCAAAATAGTTTCAAAGACCCCACAAACTTTATCAGCAATTCAATAAAAGATCACGACTTTCAGACCAAACATCATCAATCGTTCCCCTAGAAGAACAGTTGTCAGGGGTAAATTTGTCTTTATGCAAAAGTTACAAGATCTTTATTTTTCTTAAGATATTTTTCCAATAAATTATCAAAGATATAATCATTTTCAGATTTGTATATCTCTAATCGAAAATCGGAAAAAGCTTACCGCAGCTTCCCTGATCTTTGACGGCGGCGACGGCACCTTCTTTTCTCCAGTCAACGGAAGCAGGAAGCGCGTCGCCAACACGCGGCTCATATCGATCGCTGGTTTTGAGAACTCTCTTCTTCGGTTTAGCACCGAGGTAGATAGATCGGTACTCATCGTTGGTTAGATCAGCGAACCGGGTTAAACCGAGTTTGTAACTGAGGTTTTTGTTGTTGTGTTCGTCGATGAAACGAAGATTGTCTTTGAAGATCTCGAATCTCTGATCCGTGACAAGACCGTTGTTCTGCGTCATCATCTTCTTCTTTCCGTGTTTCTCCATCCACTCCTCGTAGATTTTTGAAACCTCGGCGTCGCTCCGGCCGTTGACGGCGGAGATGTGGCGCTTCTCGTCGTATGAGATGATCGACATGTCGACAGCGTACGAAACGCCGATCATCATCGCTAGGAGAAGGATGGTTACATTTACGAAGCCCATTTTTTGATATTTAACAGAGAAAGAAGAAGACGATTGGATGATTGATAAGAGATTGATGAGGGTGTATATAAAGGAGAATTTCAGTCGAGCGTCATAATTAAATATTATTTACTTTTGTCTTACTTTTCGAAATATACTTTAAAGACAATTAAAGAAAACCGGCTAAAATTATAAACAAAAGAAATTGAATACTTCTCAAAATTTTAAAATATTGCATCTAGAACAAAAACTAGTGAACAGAGTTATTGCTCTTTTTAATAATTCCGTTCTCGGAATTATATATTTTTTACATATAACAAAATCTCACTTTTCAAAACTTGAAATTTTACTGAATCTTCTGAAGTATGTAAAAAGGAGAACTGAATTTTAAAAATACACTAGATCTCGATCCTTTTGTTTTTATTTATTTTTATATAAACATTTTGTTTTCAATTCTAAATTGGTATATATTATAATATATATATGTTTATCAATTTTTAAAACATAATAAGTTTACAGTATATTTTTTTCATTGAATAGATTGTTTTAAACTTTCACATGTATTTGTATCTTTTTCTATATATATATATATTTTCGGATTATTATTTCAATATTAAAATCGTAACAATATATATAAAGATTCATAAAATATTGTTTTATTATCATATTCAAAAATATTGTAATATTTCACAAATTTAGAAAGTTTTAAAAAATTAAACTTTTCGCTTCATAGATTTATATTATCGAGTAAATAATTAAACTTTTAGTTTTTGTTTAATTTTTTAAATAAACTGTATAGTTTAAAATTTGTTTTCATTGGTTTAAGGTAGTAAATATTAATAATTGTTAGATAATATGATTTTTGTTATTTAAAAAAAAATCTTTATAATTTTAAAAGTTAACATCGATAAATATATAAATTATTAATATATGGTAGTATAGTATTACAATATTAAATTATATCTATTTAATTTATACTATCTTTAAATCTAATGAATCATCTATTGTTTAAATCCAATTATTGATAGCTCAATAAAAAATTATGGTAGGCCCAAAATTTAAATGATAAGATTAGAGATTAAATTTAACATGATTATTTAAGAATAGATTTATTAGGTCTATTTTTTTTTTTAAATCACATATGAATCAATGTTGTGACTTCTGTTTTAATATATAAAATTTATGTAAACGGAAAATTCAGTAAGCACTATTATCAATTTTCTTCAGTTACTTTTTGAAAATAGTGAATTTTTGTTTCGGGGTTATTGAAACAAGTGAGAAAGTAGTAGGGTGAAACGAAATATATAAAAATGTGAATAGTCAGTTATTAAATGAGGGGAATGACAGCTTGCCAAGTGGATGAGGTGTTATTGGGAGAGAATAAAGCTGTAAAAAAAATACAAGTCCAAACAAATAGCAAGGAGAACGTGATGATAATCTATTCTTTTGAATCTTTTGATAATGTTACAAGATACTGTAGATTTTCTTATGATCTCGAAATGCAAGTTTTTATGTTTTACATTATACTCAATTATTTTGATACCTTGAAAAAAAAAAAAATACTCAAACTTTTAGTATAATACTTTATATGTATCTATCAAACTTTTAGTATTGTACAGGAATGTTTGGAGTAATATTTTTTTTGCTTTATAATATTTTTATTTTATAGGCTAAAATAAAAATTATGAAAGGAAATTGCGAAAGTGTGCATTATTTTTATTAATTTGCGAACATATACTTTCTCCGTCGTAAAACGACACTTTGGCCTCCACAAAAATTTAACAACTCTATTAGCTCATTCTTATAACTGGTTACTTGATAAGTTCTGAGTTTTTTTTTACGTGCGATAGATGACATGTTAAAAAGAAAGTGGACAGATTCAAAAAACACATACCTTACGGGATTGGGTGTCGTGTGTATCCACCACATGTGAAACCAATTTTATAAATAATAATTTAAAAAGGAATAGTTCGAAAATATTTTTTAGCTTTGCGTCTGTGGTAAGCTTTAGCACTGTTCTGAGTAAAAAATTACAACAAAACAAAAGGTGGGTATGCGTATTGGCGAATGGGG
This genomic interval from Brassica oleracea var. oleracea cultivar TO1000 chromosome C2, BOL, whole genome shotgun sequence contains the following:
- the LOC106327795 gene encoding cysteine proteinase RD21a-like, giving the protein MGFVNVTILLLAMMIGVSYAVDMSIISYDEKRHISAVNGRSDAEVSKIYEEWMEKHGKKKMMTQNNGLVTDQRFEIFKDNLRFIDEHNNKNLSYKLGLTRFADLTNDEYRSIYLGAKPKKRVLKTSDRYEPRVGDALPASVDWRKEGAVAAVKDQGSCGSCWAFSTIGAVEGINKIVTGDLISLSEQELVDCDTSYNQGCNGGLMDYAFEFIIKNGGIDTEEDYPYKAADGRCDQNRKNAKVVKIDGYEDVPENNEAALKKALANQPISVAIEAGGRAFQLYSSGVFDGTCGTELDHGVVAVGYGTEDGKDYWIVRNSWGGSWGESGYIKMARNIAEPTGKCGITMEASYPIKKGQNPPNPGPSPPSPIKPPTKCDKYYSCPEGNTCCCLFKYGKYCFGWGCCPLEAATCCDDNTSCCPHEYPVCNGDTCLMSKNSPFSVKALKRTPAKPFWAHSRKNMA